The following is a genomic window from Tripterygium wilfordii isolate XIE 37 chromosome 19, ASM1340144v1, whole genome shotgun sequence.
CGAGGCCAGTGATCGAGGATGTGGAGGCTGCTAAGGCCTTGATTTGGAACGTGGAGAGAGAAGATCAGGCCAGGCTGGAACTCATTGGGAAGCAGACCAAGAGCCCCCGCGTTCCCGAGGAGCTCTTCATGGTGCTTCAGGAGATGCAGAAGAACCTAGTCTATATCCAAAGCAAGGAGCAGAGGAGAGAGGCTCTCAAATTGCTTGACCTCGAGAACGCTCATGCTTTGTTTGATGAGTTGATCCAGAGAGCATACGGATGCCTCTCAGGTTCCTCATCCAATGATTCCAGTAAGCCAACCACCATTTTCTCTGACGGTTCTGTTTCTGATTCTACAATGGCAGGGAACAACAGTTTTGATGGAGTGACTGTTCCTCGGGCTTCCGTAAACAAGTCCCCTGCTACTGCTTCTTCAAGCTTATATTACTCGGAGAAAAATCCAGTTCAATCTTCTGAGTTGTTCACTAGAGACGATAGTTTTGTCAAGAAGGCCAAATCATCATTTTACACTGATCGAATTGGTGTTGGACATGGTGTTTCAACCTCACCGCAGATACTGGATTCGACCTTAAAATCTACATTCACATCAGGTgattatcttcttctttgtgattttagaaattttctttcatgatgGACAATCCAATTGAGCATTCGATGTTAAAAGTGAGCAATGCTTTTGATGAATTGATAATATGACTATCTAAGACTGCTTGGTTGATTTGTACTGTAAATTGTTTAGGTCAAGATGGTGACAAGTTGAGTTTAataaaacttgctagtttgattgAAGTTTCTGCAAAGAAAGGCACAAGAGATCTCAACCTTGAGGGCAAGTTGATGGATCAAATCGATTGGTTACCTGACTCAATAGGGAAGTTGTCGAGTTTGGTTTCACTAAACTTATCTGAGAATCGGATTGTATCCTTGCCGTCCACAATCGGAGGCCTTTCATCCTTGACGAGATTGGATTTGCATTCAAACAAAATTGTTGAACTTCCAGATTCCATCGGGGATATCCTAAACTTACTGTTTCTAGACGTAAGGGATAACCAGCTATCATGTCTGCCTGCGACTTTTGGCAGATTGGTACGCCTTGAGGAGCTTGATTTGAGTGCAAATAGGCTCTCTGCACTCCCTGAATCTATTGGTTCACTTGTCAGTCTTAAGAGATTGATTGTGGAGACCAATGATATTGAAGAATTGCCTCATACCATTGGTCGATGTTTGTCGCTAAAGGAGCTTTGTGCAGACTATAATCGACTAAAAGCCCTTCCAGAAGCTGTTGGGAAGATAGAATCCTTGGAGGTTTTGTCTGTGCGCTATAATAACATAAAACAATTACCAACTACAATGGCATCTTTGTCGAATCTCAGGGAACTTGATATTAGTTTCAATGAGCTTGAGTCAATACCTGAGAGCCTGTGTTTTGCTACCACACTAGTTAAGATGAATGTAGGGAATAACTTTGCTGATCTGCGATCACTGCCAAGGTCCATAGGGAACCTTGAGATGCTCGAAGAGTTGGATATTAGCAATAATCAGATACGAGTCCTTCCAGACTCTTTTAGGATGCTAACACAGTTACGTGTCTTGCGTGTGGAAGAAAATCCTTTGGAAATGCCTCCAAGACATATAGCTGAAAAGGGTGCCCAGGTAATTTCTGTTTTTTATTGTTCCATTACATTGGAAATGTTTCTAACTCATGGCTGAAATTCTCTCTCATGGTTTTCCCAGGCTGTTGTTCAATATATGGCTGAACTTGTCGAAAACAGAGATGTGAAACTACAACCCATTAAACAGAAAAAGAGCTGGGCTCAGATGTGCTttttttcaaagtctaacaaAAGGAAACGCAATGTGTTGACGATGTAAAAGCCTGAATCACATATTCTAACAAGAAATACAAGATAACCTTTGTGGTGGGTAGGTTTTGGAATCATCTTGTTTCTCTGTACCTCCAAGATTCAATTTTTAGTTGAGATTTGCTTTGTGCCATGTTACCCTGTTATCTTTTACAGTCAAAAAACATGTCGAAGTAGCTGGTTAAAGTGACACTAGCTCAGTAGCTCGTGTGGTTTTGACATTTCTCTCCCAGGAACGTGGCAATCATTCTATCAAATAGGTACAGAGATACCAGCAATTCCTACAAAGAATGGAGTCGGTTAATTTGTAAGACTTGGCTCTGACTCTTTCTTCTCAAATTGTAGATTCCCctcgttttattttttttttgtttcttaaaatTGTAATTTCATTTGCACTTCCATTGTAGTATTGTTCTCGAAATGTACTGAGTTGTACCATTGTGCCTGAAAATATTAAAGGAAGGTTTAGTATTGGATTATGCAGCGGTTCCTTACTTTATTCAATAAAGTATGAGTTTGCCCTTTTTGGCTAATTCTAATAGAATCTTTTTCCCTTTTCCATATAAACAGCATCCATAATCTCCTTCTGGATATTCACAATTGCAAATAGGGAATATGATCAATATTTCTGTTTGTGTGCAGTGAGAATAGTAGCTGGTTATGTGAGTTCCAGACTCTTTTAGGATGGTTATGTGAGTTCAGAGTTCGTAACGGTACAGTTAAGCAGTGAGAGTAGTAGCTGGATCACGATCTTGTCTGTTCTAGTCTGCCTGAAAAATTACAGGTAAACACTTTATGATTATGGAGACGTTATTATGTGTTCATTTTTAGAGAagttcacacacacacaccagaGACACAGAATAACTCGTCTAAAATACACAAGTTGCTAGCTGAAACCATATACTACTGATAGTCTGATAGGAAATACGAATGTACTTCCTTGCCCAAACTTGACTATTATTATAAAAAACTGTCCGTTCTTCCAAGTTCAAACCCAAGGCCAACCCATCACAAGGCTTCTAGGGTTCATAGCTTTCAAACATGTAGTCAAGGAAATTCATGGACTTATAACGTGCCCATCTTTATTTTAGCGATGTGGGTGTTTCATCTGTGTTGTAGATAATCAGATCGCGGGGGGTGGTGGGAAACCCGTGGAGCTGCCTGTGATCCTTGAAAAGCTACCTTACCTACCTATCCCGTTTGTGTCATGGGgaaaagatgatgatgatgatgctgattGAGATAGTTGGGCCAAATAGTTGTGGTGGTCCAG
Proteins encoded in this region:
- the LOC119985960 gene encoding plant intracellular Ras-group-related LRR protein 4-like → MDTKAVQSVDEALDEIMRICRSLPARPVIEDVEAAKALIWNVEREDQARLELIGKQTKSPRVPEELFMVLQEMQKNLVYIQSKEQRREALKLLDLENAHALFDELIQRAYGCLSGSSSNDSSKPTTIFSDGSVSDSTMAGNNSFDGVTVPRASVNKSPATASSSLYYSEKNPVQSSELFTRDDSFVKKAKSSFYTDRIGVGHGVSTSPQILDSTLKSTFTSGQDGDKLSLIKLASLIEVSAKKGTRDLNLEGKLMDQIDWLPDSIGKLSSLVSLNLSENRIVSLPSTIGGLSSLTRLDLHSNKIVELPDSIGDILNLLFLDVRDNQLSCLPATFGRLVRLEELDLSANRLSALPESIGSLVSLKRLIVETNDIEELPHTIGRCLSLKELCADYNRLKALPEAVGKIESLEVLSVRYNNIKQLPTTMASLSNLRELDISFNELESIPESLCFATTLVKMNVGNNFADLRSLPRSIGNLEMLEELDISNNQIRVLPDSFRMLTQLRVLRVEENPLEMPPRHIAEKGAQAVVQYMAELVENRDVKLQPIKQKKSWAQMCFFSKSNKRKRNVLTM